In one Juglans regia cultivar Chandler chromosome 11, Walnut 2.0, whole genome shotgun sequence genomic region, the following are encoded:
- the LOC109013607 gene encoding 1-aminocyclopropane-1-carboxylate synthase 3-like yields the protein MKMLSRKASCDSHGQDSSYFLGWQEYEKNPYHEVQNPNGIIQMGLAENQLSFDLLESWLASNSDVLGLKRNGRSVFRELALFQDYHGFPAFKNELVEFMAKLRGYKVAFDPNKLVLMAGSTSANEILMFCLAEPGEAFLLPTPYYPGFDRDLKWRTGVEIVPIHCSSSNDFRITASALEEAYQRAQKLNLIVKGVLVTNPSNPLGSTMNRDELNHLIDFAIKKEVHIISDEIYSGTVFDSPSFISITEAVMEKHVDHETDLLDRIHIVYSLSKDLGLPGFRVGMIYSNNETVVAAATKMSSFGLVSSQTQFLLSNMLSDKKFTSKYIKENQRRLKKRKDMLVSGLRSAGIGCAKSNAGLFCWVDMRYLLRSDTFEAEKELWKRIIFEVGLNISPGSSCHCSEPGWFRVCFANMSQETLKVAIRRIEAFAESSSTASGKENLSHQRSVRSSRRSLSKWVFPISSYDDHEPADR from the exons ATGAAAATGTTGTCTAGGAAAGCTAGTTGTGATTCTCATGGACAAGACTCTTCCTACTTCCTAGGGTGGCAGGAATATGAGAAGAATCCTTATCATGAAGTTCAAAATCCTAACGGAATCATTCAAATGGGACTCGCAGAAAATCAG CTTTCGTTTGATCTTCTTGAGTCTTGGCTTGCAAGCAATTCAGATGTACTGGGGTTGAAACGAAATGGAAGATCAGTATTCAGAGAACTGGCTCTCTTCCAAGACTATCATGGCTTCCCTGCTTTCAAGAAT GAATTGGTGGAGTTCATGGCAAAATTAAGAGGGTATAAAGTAGCGTTTGATCCTAACAAGCTCGTGCTTATGGCGGGTTCAACTTCTGCGAATGAGATTCTAATGTTCTGCCTTGCTGAACCTGGTGAAGCTTTCCTTCTTCCTACTCCATACTACCCAGG GTTTGATAGAGATCTTAAGTGGCGGACTGGGGTTGAAATTGTCCCGATACATTGCTCGAGTTCAAATGACTTCAGAATTACTGCGTCGGCTTTGGAGGAAGCCTATCAACGAGCCcaaaaactcaatttaatagTTAAAGGGGTGTTGGTCACAAATCCTTCGAACCCTCTTGGCTCGACCATGAACCGGGACGAGCTTAACCATCTTATTGATTTTGCTATCAAGAAAGAAGTCCATATAATAAGCGACGAAATTTATTCAGGAACCGTCTTTGACTCTCCCTCCTTCATAAGTATCACAGAAGCTGTAATGGAGAAACATGTTGATCACGAGACTGACTTATTGGACCGCATTCACATTGTTTACAGCCTCTCAAAGGATCTTGGTTTGCCGGGATTTCGAGTGGGAATGATTTACTCTAACAATGAAACAGTTGTTGCCGCAGCTACCAAAATGTCGAGCTTTGGGCTCGTTTCTTCTCAGACTCAGTTTTTACTCTCCAATATGCTCTCCGACAAGAAATTCACTAGCAAATACATAAAGGAGAATCAAAGGAGACTCAAAAAGAGAAAGGATATGCTTGTTTCCGGCCTTCGGAGTGCTGGGATTGGGTGTGCAAAGAGCAATGCCGGATTGTTTTGCTGGGTGGACATGAGGTACCTATTAAGGTCCGACACATTTGAAGCAGAAAAAGAGCTTTggaaaagaattatttttgaagttggGTTGAACATCTCTCCCGGGTCTTCTTGCCATTGCTCTGAGCCGGGCTGGTTCAGGGTGTGCTTTGCAAACATGTCCCAAGAAACATTGAAGGTTGCAATACGACGCATCGAGGCCTTCGCAGAATCATCGAGCACCGCCTCTGGCAAAGAAAATCTCAGCCACCAGAGAAGTGTTCGTAGTTCAAGAAGGTCACTTTCCAAGTGGGTTTTTCCAATATCATCATATGATGATCATGAACCAGCCGACCGttag
- the LOC109013469 gene encoding probable pectin methylesterase CGR3 yields the protein MWRRPVNPSRRLGDSGGGGLLANSKSRSSPILSVGLIVLGALLFIAYSYGNSGASGNNMEAISRVEGDYSCTAEVQRAIPILKKAYGDSMHKILHVGPDTCSVVSKLLKEEETEAWGVEPYDIEDADTNCKALVRKGVVRVADIKFPLPYRPKSFSLVIVSDALDYLSPRYLNKTLPDLARVSADGLAIFTGYPGHQRARVSDVSKFGRAAKLRSSSWWIRYFIQTNLEENETAVKKFEQAATKRSYVPSCQIFHLKSFH from the exons ATGTGGAGGAGACCAGTGAATCCATCTCGAAGACTCGGGGACAGCGGGGGAGGCGGTTTGCTTGCCAATTCCAAATCGCGGTCTTCTCCGATTTTATCTGTTGGGCTTATTGTCTTG GGAGCACTGCTTTTTATTGCCTATTCATACGGCAACTCAG GTGCATCTGGCAACAATATGGAAGCTATAAGCAGGGTTGAAG GTGATTACTCGTGCACTGCAGAGGTCCAACGAGCAATTCCTATTTTGAAGAAAGCATATGGAGAcagcatgcataaaattttgCATGTTGGTCCAGACACCTGTTCGGTGGTTTCTAAATTGCTTAAAGAGGAGGAAACTGAAGCCTGGGGCGTGGAACCATATGATATAGAGGATGCAGATACTAACTGCAAAGCTCTTGTCCGCAAAGGCGTTGTGCGTGTAGCTGATATCAAGTTTCCTCTTCCATATAGGCCAAAATCGTTTTCCCTTGTAATTGTTTCAGATGCTCTGGATTACTTATCTCCAAGATATCTCAACAAGACCCTTCCTGATTTGGCAAGAGTATCAGCTGATGGTCTTGCGATATTTACAG GCTATCCTGGTCATCAGAGAGCTAGAGTTTCTGATGTGTCCAAATTTGGAAGGGCG GCTAAATTGAGGAGCTCTTCCTGGTGGATACGATATTTTATTCAGACTAACTTAGAAGAGAATGAAACAGCCGTTAAGAAGTTTGAACAGGCTGCAACAAAGAGATCATACGTCCCCAGCTGCCAAATATTCCACCTCAAGTCATTCCATTGA
- the LOC109013468 gene encoding uncharacterized protein LOC109013468 isoform X2 gives MAGDGDKPNKDNPCPSPNQEKVEDMKLWGIFLFGLIGATATTFALARSQSSRKGATGSSFRSSYQEEAWKRYNRRMQEEYEEEMERVERIRRMQSVFNRERNKYKRSYESWKESGPGAYHQNFQREDWYWKTDSSYKDHRTNYRETPRASAGYSLSHHYSVLGLDRCRTTPYTDAEIKTAFRTKAKEFHPDQNQDNKDAAEAKFKEVMTSYEAIKQERKNFS, from the exons ATGGCCGGCGACGGTGATAAGCCGAACAAGGATAATCCATGTCCGTCTCCAAATCAAGAAAAAGTGGAAGATATGAAGCTTTGGGGGATTTTTCTCTTCGGGCTAATCGGTGCCACTGCCACCACTTTCGCC TTGGCCAGGTCGCAATCATCACGGAAGGGAGCAACTGGCAGTTCTTTTCGGTCAAGCTATCAGGAGGAAGCATGGAAAAGGTATAATCGCCGCATGCAAGAGGAGTATGAAGAAGAAATGGAGAGAGTA GAACGCATAAGGCGAATGCAAAGTGTGTTTAATAGAGAGAGGAACAAATACAAAAGGAGTTATGAGAGCTGGAAGGAAAGTGGTCCGGGGGCATATCATCAGAATTTCCAGCGAGAAGACTGGTATTGGAAAACTGATTCATCCTATAAAGATCACAGAACTAATTACAGGGAAACTCCAAGAGCAAGTGCGGGTTATTCATTATCGCATCATTATTCGGTTTTAGGTCTGGACAG GTGCAGAACAACACCATATACTGATGCTGAGATTAAG ACAGCATTCAGGACCAAGGCAAAGGAGTTTCACCCAGATCAGAACCAGGATAACAAAG ATGCTGCTGAGGCAAAGTTTAAAGAGGTGATGACGTCCTATGAGGCcataaagcaagaaagaaagaatttttcttga
- the LOC109013468 gene encoding uncharacterized protein LOC109013468 isoform X1 produces the protein MAGDGDKPNKDNPCPSPNQEKVEDMKLWGIFLFGLIGATATTFAVGQLRRTVDWFYVQLARSQSSRKGATGSSFRSSYQEEAWKRYNRRMQEEYEEEMERVERIRRMQSVFNRERNKYKRSYESWKESGPGAYHQNFQREDWYWKTDSSYKDHRTNYRETPRASAGYSLSHHYSVLGLDRCRTTPYTDAEIKTAFRTKAKEFHPDQNQDNKDAAEAKFKEVMTSYEAIKQERKNFS, from the exons ATGGCCGGCGACGGTGATAAGCCGAACAAGGATAATCCATGTCCGTCTCCAAATCAAGAAAAAGTGGAAGATATGAAGCTTTGGGGGATTTTTCTCTTCGGGCTAATCGGTGCCACTGCCACCACTTTCGCC GTTGGCCAACTGCGAAGGACTGTTGATTGGTTCTATGTTCAG TTGGCCAGGTCGCAATCATCACGGAAGGGAGCAACTGGCAGTTCTTTTCGGTCAAGCTATCAGGAGGAAGCATGGAAAAGGTATAATCGCCGCATGCAAGAGGAGTATGAAGAAGAAATGGAGAGAGTA GAACGCATAAGGCGAATGCAAAGTGTGTTTAATAGAGAGAGGAACAAATACAAAAGGAGTTATGAGAGCTGGAAGGAAAGTGGTCCGGGGGCATATCATCAGAATTTCCAGCGAGAAGACTGGTATTGGAAAACTGATTCATCCTATAAAGATCACAGAACTAATTACAGGGAAACTCCAAGAGCAAGTGCGGGTTATTCATTATCGCATCATTATTCGGTTTTAGGTCTGGACAG GTGCAGAACAACACCATATACTGATGCTGAGATTAAG ACAGCATTCAGGACCAAGGCAAAGGAGTTTCACCCAGATCAGAACCAGGATAACAAAG ATGCTGCTGAGGCAAAGTTTAAAGAGGTGATGACGTCCTATGAGGCcataaagcaagaaagaaagaatttttcttga